One Ancylobacter novellus DSM 506 genomic window, CCTCGGCCTTCCTCGACACCTCCGCGCTGACGGGTGAATCGCTTCCCGTTCGCATCAACGCGGGCGGCGAGGCGATGAGCGGCTCGACCAATGCGGGCGAGGCCTTCGACCTGATCGCGTTGCGCCCGGCGAAGGACAGCACCTATGCGGGCATCGTCCGGCTGGTCGAGGAAGCCCAGCGGTCGAAGGCGCCGATGTCGCGGCTGGCGGACCGCTGGTCGCTCGGCTTCCTGGCCGTCACCGTCGGGCTCGCCTTCGCCGCCTGGTGGTTCACCGGCGACCCTATCCGCGCCGTCGCCGTCCTTGTCGTGGCCACGCCCTGCCCGCTGATCCTTGCCGTTCCCGTCGCCCTGGTAGCGGGGCTGTCGCGCGCGGCGCATTTCGGCGTGTTGATCAAGGGCGCGGGTGCCCTCGAAACCATGGCGAACATCCGGACGCTGATCCTGGACAAGACCGGCACGCTGACCGACGGCCAGCCCCGGATCGTCTCGATGGACAGCCATATCGGCATGGATGAGGACGACATCCTCCGCCTGGCGGCGGCCCTCGAACAGGCTTCCAAGCATCCGATGGCGCAGGCAATCGTCGCCGCCGCCAGAGCAAGGGGCCTGTCGCTCCCCGTGCCCTCGGAGGTGACGGAAGTTCCGGGCGAAGGGGTGGCCGGACGGGTGGAAGGCCGCGCCATCCTCGTTGGCGGGCATGGGTTCGTCTCGGATCGCGTGGGGCGGACGGCGGTGGAACATCCGGCGCTCGCGGCAGGGGCGGTGCTGGTGGCGGTCGGCGTAGACGGGCAGCTGGCCGGACATCTGGTCATGGCCGACCCGCTGCGCGACGGGGCGCAGGACATGCTGTCCGGCTTGCGCGGCCAGGGCGTCGAACGGATCCTGCTGGCCACGGGGGACCGCCGCGAAGTGGCCGAGCGCGTGACGGAGGGCCTGGGCCTCGACGGCATCCGTGCGGGCCTGACCCCGGACCAGAAGGTCCTGCTGGTGCTCACCGAGCACAAGCGGGGGCCGGTGATGATGGTCGGGGACGGCGTGAACGACGCGCCTGCGCTCGCGGCAGCCGATGTGGGCGTCGCCATGGGCGCACGCGGTGCCGCCGCCTCCGCCGAAGCCGCCGACGTGGTTCTTCTCGTCGATCGCATCGATCGGCTGGGAGCCGGGATGGAGATCGCCCATGGCGCCCGCCGGATCGCGCTGGAAAGCGTCGTCGCCGGCATAGGGCTGTCCGTTCTCGGCATGGTGGCGGCGGCACTCGGCTATCTCACGCCCGTGCAGGGCGCCCTGCTCCAGGAGGCGATCGACGTCGCCGTCATCCTCAATGCCCTCAGGGCGCTCCGCATCGCGCCTACCAACGCGCCACCGCCGCCTCCGCCGCGGCCCGAACCGGCTTGAGGCCGCTCAGGGCTTCCCCGTCGAGGAGCGCTTCCATCAGGAACTGTTCGACATGCGGTAGATGACCACGACGGCGCGACATTCACCGGATAAGGCTTGCACCGGCGCTCTTCGCGGGCCGGAATGAGCAGGGGCCTCACGCTTAACGGAGCGAATGCGTGCGCATCGCTATCCATGTGCTTGGTACACGCGGAGATGTGCAGCCCTATCTCGCCCTGTCGCGTGGACTGCGACTACGTGGTCACGAGGTACTGCTCGTGGCGCCGGCCCAGTTCGCCGGCATGGCCGAAGCGGAAAACCTGGCTTTCGCGCCGCTGCCCGGCGATTTCCTGGCGTTGCTCGAAACGCCCGAAGCCAGGGCTGTGATCGGCAAGTCCCGCGCCGGCTTCGGCGCGGGTTTCAAGCTGATCGGGCATTACCGCCATCTCGCCCGCGGCCTGCTCGACGCCGAGTGGGAGGCCGCGCGGGCCTTCCATCCGGACGCGATCCTCTTTCACCCCAAGGCTCTCGGCGCGCCTCACATTGCCGAAAGGCTGGGCGTCCCGCTCTTCCTGGCTTCGCCACTGCCGGGCTTTACCCCGACGGCGGCCTTCCCGACGCCCCTCCTGCCCGTTCGCTCCCTCGGCCCGCTTAACCGGGCCAGCCACGCGCTGATGATCCATGGCGGCAACGTCCTGTTCTCGAAGACCATCCGCACATGGCGGGCGGAGACCTTCGGCAGCTCCGGCCGGAGCAGGCGCCCGCCGCTCGCCGGCACCCTCTATGGCTATAGTCCGCAAGTGATCCCCAAGCCGTCAGACTGGGGGCCGGACATCGCCGTGTGCGGCTACTGGTTCCTCGACATGCCGAACTGGAACCCGGACACCGATCTGGCCGGCTTCCTCCGAGCCGGCGAGCCGCCGATCTATGTCGGGTTCGGCAGCATGCCCGGCACCGATCCGGAGGGATTGACCCGGCTGGTGATTGAGGGGCTGCGCCGCGCGGGCAGGCGGGGCCTGCTCGCGACCGGGGGCGGCGCGCTCGGCCGTGCGGAAGCGGGCGAGCGCATCCATTTCATTGCCGGCGCCCCCCATGACCGCCTGTTTCCTCTCATGCATGCCACGTTGCATCACGGCGGTGCCGGCACAACGGGGGCGGCTCTGCGCGCCGGCAAGCCGATGGCCATCTGTCCGTTCCTGGGCGATCAGCCGTTGTGGGCGCGCCGCATCGAGGCGCTCGGAGTCGGGACGCGACCGCTCGACAAACGCAGGATGACCGCCGACGATCTCGCCACCGCTTTCCGAAGCATGGACCATCCAGCCATGCGCACTCACGCCGAAGCGCTCGGCATAGCCATCCGGTCGGAAGACGGAATCGGAACTGCGGTGTCCTTTATCGAGGAGAGGCTAACCCGCGCCAAACCGGGGGCTTCGGCCGTTTGAGGCTCGTCGAAGCGGCCTCGATATCCCGCAGGATCCGCATCCTCTGGTCGACGATCATTCGACCGTGCGTGAGGGCATCGCCTGCCCGGTCCCGCGCCAGCCGAACAGTTCCTGCGGCGAGAACTCCTCCCGGTCATAACCGGACGCACAGAACGTTCCGCCCTGATACCGCGACGACACCGGGTCGGCTTCCGCGGCCCCGGCGACGACGGCGCCGGCAAATCGCTCCGCATCGTCCCTCGCCGCTGTGCCGATCTCGTCATTGGACACCCACCACGCGCGGCTGTTCGCCGACACCCCCCAGGCGATCCGGCAGCCGAGCGCCGGATGCGTCAGCCCGGCTTCGACGAGGCGCACGAGGTCGTCGAAGCTCAGCCAGGTCGACAGATGCCGCAGCTCCGTCGGCCGCTCCACGCAGCTGCCGATGCGCAGGGACAGGCTCTCGAGCCCGTGCTTGTCCCAGTAGAGCCGCGCCAGCAATTCGCCATAGGCCTTGCTCAGACCGTAATATCCGTCGGGGCGCAGATCGCAGTCCTCGTCGAGCCTCACGTCGCGACGATTGAAGCCGATCGCGTGATTGGAGGAAGCGAATATCACCCGCGCCTTGGAGGCTCGGGCGAGGTCGAAGATGTGGTGTGCGCCGGCGATGTTCGGCCCGAAGATGTCGGCGAAATCGCGCTCGGTCGAGACGGCGCCGAAATGCACGATGGCGGCGTAATCATTGCCGAGCCGCAGTACCGCCTCGCGGTCGGCGAGATCGGCGACCATGAAGCGTACGCCCGCCGGAAGCTCGTAATCAGGTTCGATGAGGTCGGTCAGGACCAGCGTCCGCCCCTCGCGCGTCAGCCGTTCGGCAAGCAGTCGGCCGAGCGTGCCGGAGGCGCCGGTGAGAAGCACGGGGCCGGCTGCGACGGGTTCGGTCATGGCAGATCCTCGAACAGGGTCACCGGCGCGCCGGCGACGCCGGCGTCCACCGCCAGCACGCCGCCGGAAGCCGGTGCGGCCGCGAGCGCCGCGTCCGACAGGCCTTTGCGCAGGCTGGTGACATAGAGTGTGGCCAGCCGCTCACCAGCGAAGCAGGGCATGGTCGGCGCCGGCACGGGCAGCGTCAGGCGACGGAGCAGGCGTCCCTCGGCGTCGAAATTGTTGAGGCAACCGGCGGAGACGCCGCAGCTCCAATAGGTGCCGGCGGCGTCGCAGGCGCCGCCATCCGGGCGCCCCTCCGCCTCGGACAGTTCCCGCAGGCGGCGGCGGGCGGAAAGACCGCCTGTCGTCGGATCGAAATCCCAGCGGTCGATCCACGGCCCGCGGGAATCCGTGCAGAACATTGTGCGCCCGTCGGCCGTCCAGGCGAGGCCGTTGGAGGCCTTGAGCCCGTCGATCCGACGCTCGACCCGCCCGTCCGCGCTGACACGGTAGAGGCGGGCCTCCGGTCGCTGTCGGTCCGGCGGCACGTCATGCATGGAGCCGACCCAGAAGGCGCCGTCCGGCCCGACCTTGCCGTCGTTCAGCCGGAACTCCGGGAAGCGCGGCTCCACCTCGGCAAGGAGGTTATGCGCGCCGCTGTCGGGGTCCAGCATCCGCACCTCGCCGCCGACAGCCACCACCAGCCGGCCGGAGCGGGCGAGGCCGAGGCTGCCGACCGGCCGGCCGAACTCCCAGCGGCGGACGGTGCCGCTGGCGATGTCGAGCCGAAACACCGTGCCGGCGGGAATATCGACCCAGAACAGCGCCCGGCGCGCCGCGTCCCAGAGTGGCGATTCGCCGATCGCGCAGCGGCTGTCGACGATCAGCCGCGTTGCCGGTGCCTCGTCCATCCCTTGGTTCTCAGCGCGCGAGCCAGCCGCCGTCGACCGGCACCACGGCGCCGGTGACATAGCCGGAGGCGGGCGCGGCGAGGAACAGCACGGCGGTCTTGAGATCTTCCGGCACACCCCAGCGCCCGGCAGGGATGCGCTCCAAGATTTGCCGGCTACGGACCTGGTCGGCGCGCAGCGCTTCGGTGTTGTCGGTCTCGATATAGCCGGGCGCGATGGCGTTGACGGTGATGTTCTTGCCGGCGAGCTCATTGGCCATCAGCCGGGTGAGGCCGACGACGCCATGCTTGCTCGCCGTGTAGGAGGGCACGCGGATCCCGCCCTGGAAGGAGAGCAGCGAGGCGATGTTGATGATGCGGCCGGCGACGCCGCGGGCGATCCAGTGACGTGCCGTGGCCTGCGAGAGGAAGAACAGGCTCTTCAGGTTGACCGCCATCACCGCGTCCCAGTCGGCCTCGGTGAAGTCGACGAGGTCGGCGCGGCGGATGATGCCGGCATTGTTGACGAGGATGTCCGGCGCGCCGAAGCCTTCGGCCAGTTCCCGCAGCATCGGCGCGAAATCCCCGCCGGCCTCGAGATCGCGGACGATCTCGTGGAAGCGCACGCCCTGCGCCTCCACCGCGGCGCGGGTCTCCGGCATGGGGCGCGAGCTGAGGCCGACGATGTCGGCACCCGCCTCGGCGAGCGTCGTCGCCAGTGCCCGGCCGATGCCGGTGCGCGCGCCGGTGACCAGCGCGACCTTGCCGGTGAGGTCGAACAGGCCAGCGACGCTCACCTCAGCTCTCCCATAGGGACGAAATCCATGTCGGCGAAGGACTGGTTGTCGCCGGCCATCGCCCAGATGAAGGCATAAGAGCCCGTGCCGGCGCCGGAATGAATCGACCAGGGCGGCGAGAGCACCGCCTGCTCGTTGCGCACCATGAGATGGCGGGTCTCTTCCGGACGGCCCATCAGATGCAGCACGAAGCTCTCGGCCGGCACCTCGAAGTAGAAATAGGATTCCATGCGCCGGTCATGCGTATGCGCCGGCATGGTGTTCCACACGCTGCCGCCTTCGAGCCGGGTGAGACCCATCACAATCTGGCAGGTCGGCAGCACGCCGGGATGCAGATATTTGAAGATGGTGCGCTTGTTGGAGGTCTCCAGCGCGCCCATCGGCTGCGGCGAGGCTTCCTCCTGCCGCACCACGCGGCTCGGATGGCGGCTATGGGCCGGTGCGGAATTGGCGTAGAGGCGGGCCGGGCGCGAAGGATCGACATTGGCGAAGGTGACGTCCCGCGCGCCCATGCCGAGATAGAGCGCCTCCTGTGGCGCGACGGTGAAGCTCTCACCATCCGCCGTCACTCTCAGCGGCCCCGCGCCGATGTTGATGCCGCCAAGCTCGCGCCGCTCGAGGAAGAATTCGGACCCCGCCACCTTGGCGAGCGCCGCGTCGAAGGCGAGCGCCCCCGCCGCCGCCGGGGCGATGCCGAGCACCATCATGCGGTCATAGTGCGAATAGGTGGCGCGGATGCCGCCCTCGTCGAACACCGTGTCGATGAGGAAGTGTCGGCGCAGCCCGGCGGTATCGAGCGCCTCGGCCTGATCGGGATGGATCGCGTGGCGGATGTCCATGGGCTCTCTCACTGAGCGTGGCGGGCCGTTGTCCGGCCTCGTTGGAGGTGGGCTGAAGGGGCTTCAGATGAACAGGTCGGAATGGTCGGCGCGCACCTGCGGCAGGGCTTTCAGTATCTCGGACAGATGCGTCTTCAGCTCGGCCTCGGCGCGGTCGGGCTCGCGGGCATCGATGGCGGCGAGGATGGCGCGATGCTGCTCGACGAGCCGCGGCAGCGCCGTCGCCGAGGGCAAAGTGAGGTGGCACACCCGATCCATATGCGCCTTGATGTCGTCGATCACCGACCAGGCGGTCGGGCAGCCGGCTCCCTCGGCCAGCGCCGCGTGGAAGCGCTCGTCGGCGCGCTGGAACTCGTAATGCGCACCGGCCTCAGCGGCGGCGGCCTGGGCATCGAGATAGAAGTCGATGCGGGTGCGGATCCGCGCGTCGAAGCGCTCGCAGGCGCGGCGCACGATGCCCGCCTCCAGCGTCTCGCGGATGAAGCGGGCCTCCAGCATGCGGTCGAGCGAGATCTTGACCACGAAGGTGCCGCGCCGCGGCAGGATCTCGACCAGGCCGGCGCGGGCGAGCGCGATGAAGGCCTCGCGCACCGGCTGGCGGGAGACCTTGTAGCGCTCGGCGATCTCCTGCTCGGAGAGCGGCGCGCCGGGCGTGATCTCCAGCGTGATGATCGCCTTGCGGATTTCGCGCTCGATGCGGCGTGCGCTCGATTCCGCGACGTCGCCGGTCTCCACGTTCACTCGGCTACTCCTCCTTGAAGTCGGTCTCGATTGCTGCTTGACGGTCTACCATACTAGAGGCAGTATCTACCATACCAAAAACGAAGAAAGGCGATGGGGAGACCTGAATGCCCGGCACGGCAGAGCAATTCATCGCCGCGCGGCGCGAGGCGCGCCCATTGGCGACGTTCCCCGGAGTGCTGCCACTGGACCTCGCCTCCGCCTATGCGGTGCAGGAGGAGGTGCTGCGGCTGACGCCGCGCCGCCTCGCCGGCTGGAAGGTGGCGGGCATCCCGCCATTCTTCCGCGACCGCTACGATGCGCCCCGCCTTGTCGGGCCGGTCTTCGCCGACGTCGTGTCCGGGGTGGCGGATGGCGCCGACGCCGACGTCTTCGTCCATGAAGGCGGCTTCGCCGCCGTCGAGGCGGAGTTCGTGGTGCGGCTCCTCGCCGACGCGCCGAAGGGGCCGGTCGCCGCGGCGGACATTCCCGCCTTTACCAGCCTGCATGTCGGCGCGGAGATTGCCTCCAGCCCGCTCGCCAGCATCAACGATCTCGGTCCCGGCGCGGTGATCGCCGATCACGGCAACAATGCCGGCGCGCTGGTCGGCCCGGCGATCCCGCCGGAGGCGCAGGGCGACTGGGAGCGCCTGGCCTCGCGCACCTTCGTCGAGGGCAAGCTGGTCGGTGAGGGCAGCGCCGCCCGCGTCGCCGGCGGGCCTTATGAATCCGTCGCCTTCCTCATCGCGCAACTCGCCATGCGCGGCCGCGGGCTCAAGGCCGGCGACGTCGTGCTGACCGGCATGACCACCGGCGTGCACGATGTGCGCATCGGCGGGGAGGCCCGCATCGAATTTCCCGGCATCGGAGGCTTCGGCATCCGCGTCCATGC contains:
- a CDS encoding heavy metal translocating P-type ATPase — protein: MEHSNGDRLKIALLLVGFGGLATGLILHVAERPDLAQTVWFAGVIPVLAALLVEILRSLWRGEVGLDIVAALSMSSALAFGETLAAAVVAVMYSGGTFLESFAEGRARREMRDLLSRVPRMATRYRDDGLVDVPLDDIVPGDRLLIRQGDVVAADGTVASASAFLDTSALTGESLPVRINAGGEAMSGSTNAGEAFDLIALRPAKDSTYAGIVRLVEEAQRSKAPMSRLADRWSLGFLAVTVGLAFAAWWFTGDPIRAVAVLVVATPCPLILAVPVALVAGLSRAAHFGVLIKGAGALETMANIRTLILDKTGTLTDGQPRIVSMDSHIGMDEDDILRLAAALEQASKHPMAQAIVAAARARGLSLPVPSEVTEVPGEGVAGRVEGRAILVGGHGFVSDRVGRTAVEHPALAAGAVLVAVGVDGQLAGHLVMADPLRDGAQDMLSGLRGQGVERILLATGDRREVAERVTEGLGLDGIRAGLTPDQKVLLVLTEHKRGPVMMVGDGVNDAPALAAADVGVAMGARGAAASAEAADVVLLVDRIDRLGAGMEIAHGARRIALESVVAGIGLSVLGMVAAALGYLTPVQGALLQEAIDVAVILNALRALRIAPTNAPPPPPPRPEPA
- a CDS encoding glycosyltransferase; translation: MRIAIHVLGTRGDVQPYLALSRGLRLRGHEVLLVAPAQFAGMAEAENLAFAPLPGDFLALLETPEARAVIGKSRAGFGAGFKLIGHYRHLARGLLDAEWEAARAFHPDAILFHPKALGAPHIAERLGVPLFLASPLPGFTPTAAFPTPLLPVRSLGPLNRASHALMIHGGNVLFSKTIRTWRAETFGSSGRSRRPPLAGTLYGYSPQVIPKPSDWGPDIAVCGYWFLDMPNWNPDTDLAGFLRAGEPPIYVGFGSMPGTDPEGLTRLVIEGLRRAGRRGLLATGGGALGRAEAGERIHFIAGAPHDRLFPLMHATLHHGGAGTTGAALRAGKPMAICPFLGDQPLWARRIEALGVGTRPLDKRRMTADDLATAFRSMDHPAMRTHAEALGIAIRSEDGIGTAVSFIEERLTRAKPGASAV
- a CDS encoding NAD-dependent epimerase/dehydratase family protein, whose product is MTEPVAAGPVLLTGASGTLGRLLAERLTREGRTLVLTDLIEPDYELPAGVRFMVADLADREAVLRLGNDYAAIVHFGAVSTERDFADIFGPNIAGAHHIFDLARASKARVIFASSNHAIGFNRRDVRLDEDCDLRPDGYYGLSKAYGELLARLYWDKHGLESLSLRIGSCVERPTELRHLSTWLSFDDLVRLVEAGLTHPALGCRIAWGVSANSRAWWVSNDEIGTAARDDAERFAGAVVAGAAEADPVSSRYQGGTFCASGYDREEFSPQELFGWRGTGQAMPSRTVE
- a CDS encoding SMP-30/gluconolactonase/LRE family protein, producing the protein MDEAPATRLIVDSRCAIGESPLWDAARRALFWVDIPAGTVFRLDIASGTVRRWEFGRPVGSLGLARSGRLVVAVGGEVRMLDPDSGAHNLLAEVEPRFPEFRLNDGKVGPDGAFWVGSMHDVPPDRQRPEARLYRVSADGRVERRIDGLKASNGLAWTADGRTMFCTDSRGPWIDRWDFDPTTGGLSARRRLRELSEAEGRPDGGACDAAGTYWSCGVSAGCLNNFDAEGRLLRRLTLPVPAPTMPCFAGERLATLYVTSLRKGLSDAALAAAPASGGVLAVDAGVAGAPVTLFEDLP
- the kduD gene encoding 2-dehydro-3-deoxy-D-gluconate 5-dehydrogenase KduD translates to MSVAGLFDLTGKVALVTGARTGIGRALATTLAEAGADIVGLSSRPMPETRAAVEAQGVRFHEIVRDLEAGGDFAPMLRELAEGFGAPDILVNNAGIIRRADLVDFTEADWDAVMAVNLKSLFFLSQATARHWIARGVAGRIINIASLLSFQGGIRVPSYTASKHGVVGLTRLMANELAGKNITVNAIAPGYIETDNTEALRADQVRSRQILERIPAGRWGVPEDLKTAVLFLAAPASGYVTGAVVPVDGGWLAR
- the kduI gene encoding 5-dehydro-4-deoxy-D-glucuronate isomerase, producing MDIRHAIHPDQAEALDTAGLRRHFLIDTVFDEGGIRATYSHYDRMMVLGIAPAAAGALAFDAALAKVAGSEFFLERRELGGINIGAGPLRVTADGESFTVAPQEALYLGMGARDVTFANVDPSRPARLYANSAPAHSRHPSRVVRQEEASPQPMGALETSNKRTIFKYLHPGVLPTCQIVMGLTRLEGGSVWNTMPAHTHDRRMESYFYFEVPAESFVLHLMGRPEETRHLMVRNEQAVLSPPWSIHSGAGTGSYAFIWAMAGDNQSFADMDFVPMGELR
- a CDS encoding GntR family transcriptional regulator, whose translation is MNVETGDVAESSARRIEREIRKAIITLEITPGAPLSEQEIAERYKVSRQPVREAFIALARAGLVEILPRRGTFVVKISLDRMLEARFIRETLEAGIVRRACERFDARIRTRIDFYLDAQAAAAEAGAHYEFQRADERFHAALAEGAGCPTAWSVIDDIKAHMDRVCHLTLPSATALPRLVEQHRAILAAIDAREPDRAEAELKTHLSEILKALPQVRADHSDLFI
- a CDS encoding 2-keto-4-pentenoate hydratase; translated protein: MPGTAEQFIAARREARPLATFPGVLPLDLASAYAVQEEVLRLTPRRLAGWKVAGIPPFFRDRYDAPRLVGPVFADVVSGVADGADADVFVHEGGFAAVEAEFVVRLLADAPKGPVAAADIPAFTSLHVGAEIASSPLASINDLGPGAVIADHGNNAGALVGPAIPPEAQGDWERLASRTFVEGKLVGEGSAARVAGGPYESVAFLIAQLAMRGRGLKAGDVVLTGMTTGVHDVRIGGEARIEFPGIGGFGIRVHARSPERAAA